The following is a genomic window from Streptomyces sp. BHT-5-2.
AATAGGTGGCGACGAAGCCGACCGCGTAGCCGACGAGGAGGCCGAGGGCGTAGACGGCGACCGTCGTGCCGAGCGCCTGGTTGCCCTTGACCAGGGGGAAGAGGGCCAGGCCGGAGGGGCCGATGGCGGTGGAGCCGACGGTGTCGCCGAGTTGGTTGAGAAGGCCCACGAAGCCGCCGCCGAACGCGCCGCCGACGCAGGCGGTGACGAAGGGGCGGCCGAGGGGGAGCGAGACGCCGTAGATCAGGGGTTCGCCGACGCCCAGGAAACCCGCGGGGAGGGCGGAGCGGATCGTCGTGCGGATCGAGTGGTTGCGACGGAGGCGTGCGTAGAGGGCGAGGGCGGCGCCCACCTGGCCGGCACCGGCCATGGCGAGGATCGGCAGGAGTGTTGTGTAGCCCTGCTGCTGGATCAGGGTGGTGTGGATGGGGATGAGGGCCTGGTGGAGGCCCAGCATGACGAGCGGGAGGAAGAGCCCGCCGAGGAGAAAACCGGCGAGTGCGCCACCGTGGGCAAGCAGCCAGTCGGCGCCGGTGCCGATGGCTTGCGAGACCTCACCTGCGGCGTACATCAGGCCGAAGACGGTGACCAGGCCGGTGAGGAGGACGGTGAGGGTGGGGGTGAGGAGGACGTCGAGGGCCTCGGGGACGCGTCTGCGGAGCTGCTTCTCGAGGTGGGCGGCGAGGAGAGCGGCGGCGAGGGCGCCGAGGACGCCGCCCTGGCCGGGTGCGAGCTTCTGGCCGAAGGCGGTGACGTTGGCGATGCCGGGGAACACGATCACCGCGGCGACGGCGCCGCCGAGGACGGGGGTGCCGCCGAATTCCTTCGCGGTGTTGTAGCCGACGAAGACCGCGATCAGGGACATGAAGCCGGAGGCGATGGCCGTCAGGGCCGGGACCAGGGTCGGGAGCCAACCGGCGTTGGTGAGCAGGCCGTTGAGGCCGGCGATGATGCCGCAGCCGATCAGGGAGGGGATGAGGGGCACGAAGATGTTGGCGATGCGGCGGAGGAAGAGCTTGACGGGGGTGGCGTTGCGGGCCTTCTGGCGGGCCTTGAGGGCGGCGCCTTGGGCGGCCAGGTCGGGGGCGGTGGTGGGGGTAGGGGTGGGGGGCAGGGAGGTGCTGTTGGTGGTTGGGGCGGTGTGGTCGGTGGGTGGGGTGGTGTTGGTGGTTGGGGTGGTGGGGGCGGTTTGGGGGGTGGTGTCGGTGGGGGGTGGGTTGTGGGGGTGGGTGGGGGTGGCGTTTGCGGGGGCCTTGGGGGCGCCGCCTTTTTCCTTGTTACGGCAACGGTTACGGAGAGTGATTTGTTTCTGTGGGACGTCACTGGAATGGGGGGTTTGGAGTTGGGGGGACTCGTTGGGGGTGGTGGTGTCGGCCTGGGTCAGTAGGTGGGTGAACTCGGGGGTTACTCGGGCGACGGTGCCGGGGCCGAGCACGATTTGGTAGGTGTCGTCGTCGACCACTCCCAGGACGGCGGGGAGTGCTTTCAGGGCGTCGTCCTGGACCAGGGAGCGGTCCTTGATGCCCAGGCGGAGGCGGGTCATGCAGTGGGCGACGGAGGTGATGTTGGCGGCGCCGCCGACGAGGGGGAGGAGGGCGGCGGCGGTGGCGCGGTTTTTGTCTTCGGGCATGTGGGGCGCCTTGCTGTAGGGGCGGGGTGGGGAACGGCGGCGTTGGTTGGGACAGGGGACAGGGGACAGGGGACAGGGGACAGGGGACAGGGGTCAGGGGGTTTGGGTGGGGGTGGATTGGAGGGCGGTGCGGAGGTGGCCCTTGGTGGTGTTGAGGAGGCGGGCGGCTTCGTGGGCGTCGACACCGCCGAGCAGGACGAGGATGGCGTTCTTCACCTCGCCGTCGGTCTCGGTGAGGGCGGCCTCGATCTCCAGGTCGGTGGCTCCGGTGGCGAGTGCGACGATGCGGCGCGAGCGGGCGCGCAGCTTGTCGTTGGAGGCGCGGACGTCGACCATCAGGTTCCCGTAGGTCTTGCCGAGGCGGATCATGGTGATCGTCGAGAGCATGTTGAGGACGAGCTTCTGGGCGGTGCCGGCCTTGAGGCGGGTGGAGCCGGTGATCAGCTCGGGGCCGACGACGATCTCGATGCCGTGCTCGGCGGCCGCGGCGAGGGCGGAGTCGGTGTTGCAGGACAGGCCGATGGTGAGGGCGCCGATGGCGCGGGCGTGCTCGACGGCACCGACGGCGTAGGGGGTGCGGCCGGAGGCGGAGATGCCGACGACGGTGTCGCGGTCGGCGATGGCGAGGGCGGTGAGGTCGGCGGCGGCCAGTTCCTTGCTGTCCTCGGCGCCCTCGACGGCGGTGACCATTGCGGACGGGCCGCCGGCGATCAGGCCGACGATCTCCGCGGGGGCGGTGTTGAAGGTGGGCGGGCATTCGCTGGCGTCGAGGACGCCGAGGCGGCCGGCCGTACCGGCGCCGGCGTAGATCAGGCGGCCGCCGCGGGCCATGCGGGCGGCGATGGCGTCGATGGCGGCGGCGATCTCGGGGAGGCGTTCGGCGACGGCGGCGGGGACGGTGGTGTCCTCGTCGTTCATCAGGCGGGCGATGTCGAGGGTGGAGCGGCGGTCGATGTCGGCGAGGTCGGGACGGAACTCCTCCGTGGTGAGGGTTGCCAACTGGGTGCGGAGGGTTGAGTAGTTGGGGTCGGTGGGCGGCATGGGCGGGGCTCCTTGGGGCGGAGTGGGGCGAGGTGGCGGGGGCGTTGTGGGCTGGTCGCCGGTAGGGGTGCTGCCGGGCCCACCCGTGCCGTGCCGGTGTACGGCTGTCCGCGGCTGGGGCGTGCAGGTCGGCGGGGGTCAGTGGCGGGGGTTGTGGCGGTGGGCGAGGGCTTCGTAGGAGGCGGAGAGGGCGGGGGCGGCGGTTTCGTAGGTGCGTTGGGCGACGCCTATGAAGAGGCAGTCGACGACAAGGAGCTGGCTGGTGCGGGAAGACATGGCCGCGGGGCGCAGCTCGCTCTCGCGGGCCGTGGAGGTCGTCAGGACGTGGTCGGCGTAGGCGGCGATCTCGCCGTCGGGGCGGCCGGTGATGGCGATCGTTGTCGCGCCGTGGTCGAAGGCGACGCGCAGTGGCTCTATGACGTCCGTCGTGCGGCCGGAGTGGGTGATCGCGATGGCCACGTCGCGTGCCCGCATCTGGACGGCGTTGGTGACGGCGAGGTGCGGGTCGGAGTGGGCGTGGGCGATCAGGCCGATGCGCAGCAGCTTCTGGACCAGGTCCTGGGCGACGAGGTTGGAGGCTCCTATGCCGTAGACGTCGATGCGGCGGGCGGAGGCGAGGGCGGCGACGGAGGCTTCGAGCTGGGTGACGTCCAGCGCGGCGGCGGTGTCGGCGAGGCACTGCTGCTCTTCCTGCGCGAGCTTGGCGACCACGTCGACGAGGGTGTCGTCGACCGCTATGTCCGCCGTGACGGCGGGGGCGGTGCCGGCCTCCTGCTGTGCGGCGAGGGCGGCGAGGGCGAGGCGCAGGTCGCGATAGCCGGGATAGCCCAGGAGGCGGGAGGTGCGGACGACGGTGGCCTCGCTGGTGCCGGTGCGCTCGGCCAGGCCGGTGACGGTGAGGG
Proteins encoded in this region:
- a CDS encoding MurR/RpiR family transcriptional regulator, translating into MNSGVKETFTSPGQTTPPTAPPAPPPPAALAAKVRTLAPTMTRSMQRVAETVAGDPAGCAALTVTGLAERTGTSEATVVRTSRLLGYPGYRDLRLALAALAAQQEAGTAPAVTADIAVDDTLVDVVAKLAQEEQQCLADTAAALDVTQLEASVAALASARRIDVYGIGASNLVAQDLVQKLLRIGLIAHAHSDPHLAVTNAVQMRARDVAIAITHSGRTTDVIEPLRVAFDHGATTIAITGRPDGEIAAYADHVLTTSTARESELRPAAMSSRTSQLLVVDCLFIGVAQRTYETAAPALSASYEALAHRHNPRH
- the murQ gene encoding N-acetylmuramic acid 6-phosphate etherase — encoded protein: MPPTDPNYSTLRTQLATLTTEEFRPDLADIDRRSTLDIARLMNDEDTTVPAAVAERLPEIAAAIDAIAARMARGGRLIYAGAGTAGRLGVLDASECPPTFNTAPAEIVGLIAGGPSAMVTAVEGAEDSKELAAADLTALAIADRDTVVGISASGRTPYAVGAVEHARAIGALTIGLSCNTDSALAAAAEHGIEIVVGPELITGSTRLKAGTAQKLVLNMLSTITMIRLGKTYGNLMVDVRASNDKLRARSRRIVALATGATDLEIEAALTETDGEVKNAILVLLGGVDAHEAARLLNTTKGHLRTALQSTPTQTP
- a CDS encoding PTS transporter subunit EIIC; this translates as MPEDKNRATAAALLPLVGGAANITSVAHCMTRLRLGIKDRSLVQDDALKALPAVLGVVDDDTYQIVLGPGTVARVTPEFTHLLTQADTTTPNESPQLQTPHSSDVPQKQITLRNRCRNKEKGGAPKAPANATPTHPHNPPPTDTTPQTAPTTPTTNTTPPTDHTAPTTNSTSLPPTPTPTTAPDLAAQGAALKARQKARNATPVKLFLRRIANIFVPLIPSLIGCGIIAGLNGLLTNAGWLPTLVPALTAIASGFMSLIAVFVGYNTAKEFGGTPVLGGAVAAVIVFPGIANVTAFGQKLAPGQGGVLGALAAALLAAHLEKQLRRRVPEALDVLLTPTLTVLLTGLVTVFGLMYAAGEVSQAIGTGADWLLAHGGALAGFLLGGLFLPLVMLGLHQALIPIHTTLIQQQGYTTLLPILAMAGAGQVGAALALYARLRRNHSIRTTIRSALPAGFLGVGEPLIYGVSLPLGRPFVTACVGGAFGGGFVGLLNQLGDTVGSTAIGPSGLALFPLVKGNQALGTTVAVYALGLLVGYAVGFVATYFFGLSKQQRSALDSGLDAAAEAPRPEADAATPDSPRRTDPDARNPALEGVG